A part of Mycolicibacterium sp. TUM20985 genomic DNA contains:
- the egtD gene encoding L-histidine N(alpha)-methyltransferase, which produces MTVSIANHLDADAAPRALRRDVREGLGATPKSLPPKWFYDSVGSDLFDQITRLPEYYPTRAEAEILRVNAVDIAAASGADTLVELGSGTSEKTRILLDALHGAGTLRRFIPFDVDASILESAGEAIANEYPGIEIDAVCGDFEEHLGKIPLVGRRLVVFLGSTIGNLTTGPRAAFLGALADSLQPGDALLLGTDLVKDVDRLVRAYDDAAGVTAKFNKNVLAVVNRELAADFDLEAFDHVARWNPGEQRIEMWLRASSAQQVRIGDLDLTVDFAAGEEMLTEVSCKFRPEEVADELAAVGLRRTAFWTDGAGDFGLSLAVK; this is translated from the coding sequence ATGACGGTCTCCATCGCCAATCACCTCGATGCCGACGCCGCGCCCCGGGCGCTGCGACGGGACGTTCGGGAGGGGCTCGGCGCTACGCCGAAGTCATTGCCGCCCAAATGGTTCTACGATTCCGTGGGTAGCGACCTGTTCGACCAGATCACGCGGTTGCCGGAGTACTACCCCACGCGGGCGGAGGCCGAGATCCTTCGCGTCAACGCCGTGGACATCGCCGCAGCATCGGGGGCGGACACCCTGGTGGAACTCGGCAGTGGCACCTCGGAGAAGACCCGCATCCTGCTCGACGCGCTGCACGGGGCCGGAACGTTGCGACGGTTCATCCCCTTCGACGTCGACGCCTCGATCCTCGAGTCGGCCGGTGAGGCGATCGCCAACGAGTACCCCGGTATCGAGATCGACGCCGTCTGTGGGGATTTCGAGGAACACCTCGGCAAGATCCCGCTGGTCGGCCGACGCCTGGTCGTGTTCCTCGGCTCGACGATCGGCAACCTCACCACCGGTCCCCGCGCGGCGTTCCTCGGCGCACTGGCGGATAGCTTGCAACCCGGTGATGCGCTGCTGCTCGGCACCGACCTCGTGAAGGACGTCGATCGGTTGGTTCGTGCCTACGACGACGCCGCCGGGGTCACTGCGAAGTTCAACAAGAACGTGCTCGCGGTGGTGAACCGCGAACTCGCCGCGGACTTCGACCTCGAGGCGTTCGACCACGTGGCCCGGTGGAATCCCGGTGAGCAGCGCATCGAGATGTGGCTGCGCGCAAGCAGTGCGCAGCAGGTACGGATTGGCGACCTCGACCTGACCGTGGACTTCGCCGCAGGCGAGGAGATGCTCACCGAGGTGTCCTGCAAGTTCCGGCCCGAGGAAGTCGCCGACGAGTTGGCGGCGGTGGGCCTGCGCCGGACCGCCTTCTGGACCGACGGCGCCGGCGACTTCGGACTGTCGCTCGCGGTCAAGTGA